One Parvivirga hydrogeniphila genomic window, CACCGCGCCGCCCGAAGAGGCGCACCGCTTGTGCTGGAGCCGCGGAGCATCGAGGTTCTCGAAGCCCGCCTCATCGGCGTCTCCTCCGTGCACCGCACCTGGGACATAGAGGTCTTTGTCTCCGCAGGGACCTACGTTCGCGCAATCGCCCGCGACCTCGGGCGCGCTCTTGGCACCTGCGCACACCTCGCCGCTCTTGTCCGCACGGCGACAGGCGCGCTTGCCCTCGACGACGCGCACCCGCTCGACGAATGCGTTGAGGCCGCCGCGTCAGGAGAGATCCACCGCGTGCTCGCAGACCCCTTCGCAGCGCTCGGCCTGCCGGTGGTGGACGCCGATCCGTCCGACGTCTTCGCTGGTCGCCGGATCCGGAGCGCTGGCGGCGACGAACCGCTCGTCGCCGTGCGCGTTCGGGGGCGGCTCGCCGCGATCTATCGGCGGGCAGGCGAATGGCTCGTGCCGGAAGCTGTCTTCCCGGAGGTCCCGACGCCGTGAGCACGCGAATCCTCACCTTCGCTCCGACGATGCTGCCGCTCGGGCGGGCCGTTGCCGCCATCGGCGTGTTCGACGGCGTGCACCTCGGCCACCAGGCGCTCGTCAGGGCCTGCCGCGAACGCGCGTCGGAGGAGGGCGTGGCTTCTGCCGTCATCACCTTCGACCGCGACCCGGACCGGGTGGTCGCGCCTGACCGCGCGGCCCCGCAGCTTCTCGAGCTCGAAGACAAGATCTCGTTCCTGGCCGAACTTGGCGTCGATGCCGTCGTCGTGGTGCCGTTCGATACGGCCACGGCGTCCATGGCGCCCGAGCGGTTCGTGGACGAGACGCTCCTTCGCGCGTGCACGCCCGTCGCCGTGGTCGTCGGTGAGGACTTCCGCTTCGGCCGCAACGCGTCAGGCGACGTCGACGCCTTGCGCGAGCTCGGCGCGACGCGGCGCTTCGAGGTCGTGCCGCAGCCCCTCGTCCGCGTCGATGGTGAGCCCGTGACCTCGACGCGCATCCGCTCGCTCGTGCGTGCAGGAGACGTCGCCACGGCGGCGATGCTTCTGGGGCGGCCGCACCGCGTGCGCGGGCTTGTCGTGCATGGACGCGGGGCAGGCGCGCGCCTCGGCGCTCCGACGGCGAACCTGCGTCCTCACCCGTATGCTGCCACGCCGGCCGATGGCGTCTATGCGGCGTGGGGGGTCCTCGGCGACGAGCGGTATCCTGCGGCCGTCTCCGTCGGGTCGCCCCCGACGTTCCCCGCTGCAGCGGCTGCGATCGAAGCGCACCTCCTGGAGCCGGTGAGCGAGGACCTGTACGGCGCCGACCTCGCTTTGGATTTCGTCGAGCGGCTCCGCGACCTCGAGCGTTTCGAGGACGAGGACTCGCTTTCGTCCGCGATCGCTCGCGACGTGGAGCGCGCGCGGGTGCTGCTTGCGCAGGTCCGCGAGCGCTGAGCGGGCAGCGTCACGCAGGTTGTGCTATCATTGTCCGCTGGACTTACCCAGGACTTGGATGAGCGACCCACCGACGCTCGTCTCGGTCGTGGGCGGACGAAGACGAAAGGGTGGACATGGCACTGTCGAAGGACGTCAAGGCGCAGATCATCGCTGAGCATGCGCGCAGCGAGGGCGACACGGGCTCGCCCGAGGTGCAGATCGCTCTGCTCACGCAGCGGATCAAAGACCTCACCGAGCACCTGCGGTACCATAAGCACGACCACCACACGCGCCGCGGGCTTCTCAAGCTCGTCGGCCAACGCCGCCGGCTGCTGAACTACCTCAAGAAGACGGACATCGAACGGTACCGCGCGATCGTTGCGAAGCTCGGCCTTCGCAGCTGACCGCGACGAAGACGGCTCGCAGAAGGCGGGAGAG contains:
- the truB gene encoding tRNA pseudouridine(55) synthase TruB produces the protein MAARKATGLEGVLPVDKPAGMTSHDVVATMRRATGERRIGHAGTLDPSATGLLVLLIGPYTRLEPYLSKSAKRYRATVRFGIATDTDDAEGRPIEELPVPGEVFDEKRARAVVTGLVGTHEQVPPAYSAIKRGGVTAHRAARRGAPLVLEPRSIEVLEARLIGVSSVHRTWDIEVFVSAGTYVRAIARDLGRALGTCAHLAALVRTATGALALDDAHPLDECVEAAASGEIHRVLADPFAALGLPVVDADPSDVFAGRRIRSAGGDEPLVAVRVRGRLAAIYRRAGEWLVPEAVFPEVPTP
- a CDS encoding bifunctional riboflavin kinase/FAD synthetase, which codes for MSTRILTFAPTMLPLGRAVAAIGVFDGVHLGHQALVRACRERASEEGVASAVITFDRDPDRVVAPDRAAPQLLELEDKISFLAELGVDAVVVVPFDTATASMAPERFVDETLLRACTPVAVVVGEDFRFGRNASGDVDALRELGATRRFEVVPQPLVRVDGEPVTSTRIRSLVRAGDVATAAMLLGRPHRVRGLVVHGRGAGARLGAPTANLRPHPYAATPADGVYAAWGVLGDERYPAAVSVGSPPTFPAAAAAIEAHLLEPVSEDLYGADLALDFVERLRDLERFEDEDSLSSAIARDVERARVLLAQVRER
- the rpsO gene encoding 30S ribosomal protein S15, with translation MALSKDVKAQIIAEHARSEGDTGSPEVQIALLTQRIKDLTEHLRYHKHDHHTRRGLLKLVGQRRRLLNYLKKTDIERYRAIVAKLGLRS